A section of the Larus michahellis chromosome 1, bLarMic1.1, whole genome shotgun sequence genome encodes:
- the DDX3X gene encoding ATP-dependent RNA helicase DDX3X isoform X2 produces the protein MSHVAVENALSLDQQFSGLDLNSSDSQSEGSSSSKGRYIPPHLRNREASKQGFDSGGWSSSRDKDAYSSFGARSDRGAKSSFFDRGNGSRGGRYEERGRGGDYDRSGFGRFDRGGNSRWCDKSDEDDWSKPLPPSERLEQELFSGSNTGINFEKYDDIPVEATGSNCPPHIESFSDVDMGEIIMGNIELTRYTRPTPVQKHAIPIIKEKRDLMACAQTGSGKTAAFLLPILSQIYADGPGDALRAMKENGRYGRRKQYPISLVLAPTRELAVQIYEEARKFAYRSRVRPCVVYGGADIGQQIRDLERGCHLLVATPGRLVDMMERGKIGLDFCKYLVLDEADRMLDMGFEPQIRRIVEQDTMPPKGVRHTMMFSATFPKEIQMLARDFLDEYIFLAVGRVGSTSENITQKVVWVEEADKRSFLLDLLNATGKDSLTLVFVETKKGADALEDFLYHEGYACTSIHGDRSQRDREEALHQFRSGKSPILVATAVAARGLDISNVKHVINFDLPSDIEEYVHRIGRTGRVGNLGLATSFFNERNINITKDLLDLLVEAKQEVPSWLENMAYEQHHKGGGSRGRSKSRFSGGFGARDYRTSSGSGSSSFSSSRSTSSRSGGSGSRGFGGGGYGGFYNSDGYGGNYNSQGVDWWGN, from the exons ATGAGTCATGTGGCGGTGGAAAATGCCCTCAGTCTAGACCAGCAG ttttctggTCTAGACTTGAATTCCTCAGACTCTCAGAGCGAAGGAAGCTCTTCAAGCA AAGGCCGATACATTCCTCCTCATTTGCGGAACAGGGAAGCTTCAAAACAGG GTTTTGATAGTGGTGGCTGGAGCTCTAGCAGAGACAAGGATGCATACAGCAGCTTTGGTGCACGGTCTGACCGTGGAGCAAAATCAAGCTTTTTTGACCGTGGAAATGGAtcaagaggaggaag ATATGAAGAGCGTGGAAGAGGTGGTGACTATGATAGGAGCGGCTTCGGTAGATTTGACCGTGGTGGGAATAGCCGCTGGTGTGACAAATCAGATGAAGATGACTGGTCAAAGCCTCTTCCCCCGAGTGAGCGCCTGGAACA aGAGCTCTTTTCAGGAAGCAATACTGGCATTAACTTTGAGAAATATGATGACATTCCTGTTGAAGCAACAGGCAGCAACTGCCCTCCGCATATTGAAAGT TTCAGTGATGTTGATATGGGAGAAATTATTATGGGAAACATTGAGCTCACACGCTACACCCGTCCTACTCCAGTCCAGAAACATGCAATACCTATtattaaagaaaagagagacttGATGGCCTGTGCTCAGACAG GGTCTGGGaaaacagctgcatttcttcTACCAATATTGAGCCAGATCTATGCAGATGGCCCTGGTGATGCCTTGAGAGCTATGAAG gagaatgGAAGGTATGGGCGCCGTAAGCAATATCCAATCTCACTGGTCTTGGCTCCCACTAGAGAACTGGCTGTGCAGATCTATGAGGAAGCCAGAAAG TTTGCATACCGTTCCAGAGTTCGTCCCTGTGTTGTATATGGTGGTGCAGACATTGGTCAACAGATACGTGACTTAGAACGTGGATGTCACTTGCTTGTAGCAACTCCAGGACGACTGGTTGATATGATGGAGAGGGGAAAGATTGGATTGGATTTCTGCAA GTACCTGGTGCTTGATGAAGCTGACAGAATGCTTGATATGGGCTTTGAACCTCAGATTCGTCGAATTGTTGAACAAGATACTATGCCACCAAAGGGTGTTCGTCATACCATGATGTTCAGTGCTACTTTCCCCAAGGAAATCCAG ATGCTTGCTCGTGACTTCCTTGATGAGTATATCTTTCTGGCTGTTGGCAGAGTAGGTTCTACTTCTGAGAACATTACACAGAAAGTAGTATGGGTGGAAGAGGCAGACAAACGATCTTTTCTGCTTGACCTGCTAAATGCCACAG GCAAGGATTCGTTGACTCTGGTGTTCGTGGAAACTAAAAAGGGTGCAGATGCTCTTGAGGACTTCTTGTACCATGAAGGATATGCCTGTACAAGTATACATGGAGATCGCTCTCAAAGAGACAGAGAGGAAGCACTGCACCAGTTCCGTTCGGGCAAGAGCCCAATTCTTGTTGCCACAGCA GTAGCAGCAAGAGGACTAGATATCTCAAATGTAAAGCATGTCATAAACTTCGACTTGCCAAGTGACATTGAAGAGTATGTACACCGTATTGGTCGTACAGGCCGTGTAGGAAACCTGG GTCTTGCCACCTCATTCTTCAATGAGAGGAACATAAACATCACCAAGGACTTGCTTGATCTTCTTGTTGAGGCTAAGCAAGAAGTACCATCTTGGCTGGAAAACATGGCTTATGAACAGCATCACAAAGGAGGTGGCAGCCGTGGGCGATCTAAGAG TAGGTTCAGTGGAGGATTTGGTGCCAGAGACTACCGAACAAGTAGTGGTTCTGGCAGCAGTAGCTTTAGTAGCAGTCGATCCACCAGCAGCCGCAGTGGAGGGAGTGGCAGCAGAGGATTTGGAG GTGGTGGTTATGGAGGCTTCTACAACAGTGATGGATATGGAGGAAACTATAACTCCCAGGGGGTTGACTGGTGGGGCAACTGA
- the DDX3X gene encoding ATP-dependent RNA helicase DDX3X isoform X1, whose product MSHVAVENALSLDQQFSGLDLNSSDSQSEGSSSSKGRYIPPHLRNREASKQGFDSGGWSSSRDKDAYSSFGARSDRGAKSSFFDRGNGSRGGRYEERGRGGDYDRSGFGRFDRGGNSRWCDKSDEDDWSKPLPPSERLEQELFSGSNTGINFEKYDDIPVEATGSNCPPHIESFSDVDMGEIIMGNIELTRYTRPTPVQKHAIPIIKEKRDLMACAQTGSGKTAAFLLPILSQIYADGPGDALRAMKENGRYGRRKQYPISLVLAPTRELAVQIYEEARKFAYRSRVRPCVVYGGADIGQQIRDLERGCHLLVATPGRLVDMMERGKIGLDFCKYLVLDEADRMLDMGFEPQIRRIVEQDTMPPKGVRHTMMFSATFPKEIQMLARDFLDEYIFLAVGRVGSTSENITQKVVWVEEADKRSFLLDLLNATGKDSLTLVFVETKKGADALEDFLYHEGYACTSIHGDRSQRDREEALHQFRSGKSPILVATAVAARGLDISNVKHVINFDLPSDIEEYVHRIGRTGRVGNLGLATSFFNERNINITKDLLDLLVEAKQEVPSWLENMAYEQHHKGGGSRGRSKSSRFSGGFGARDYRTSSGSGSSSFSSSRSTSSRSGGSGSRGFGGGGYGGFYNSDGYGGNYNSQGVDWWGN is encoded by the exons ATGAGTCATGTGGCGGTGGAAAATGCCCTCAGTCTAGACCAGCAG ttttctggTCTAGACTTGAATTCCTCAGACTCTCAGAGCGAAGGAAGCTCTTCAAGCA AAGGCCGATACATTCCTCCTCATTTGCGGAACAGGGAAGCTTCAAAACAGG GTTTTGATAGTGGTGGCTGGAGCTCTAGCAGAGACAAGGATGCATACAGCAGCTTTGGTGCACGGTCTGACCGTGGAGCAAAATCAAGCTTTTTTGACCGTGGAAATGGAtcaagaggaggaag ATATGAAGAGCGTGGAAGAGGTGGTGACTATGATAGGAGCGGCTTCGGTAGATTTGACCGTGGTGGGAATAGCCGCTGGTGTGACAAATCAGATGAAGATGACTGGTCAAAGCCTCTTCCCCCGAGTGAGCGCCTGGAACA aGAGCTCTTTTCAGGAAGCAATACTGGCATTAACTTTGAGAAATATGATGACATTCCTGTTGAAGCAACAGGCAGCAACTGCCCTCCGCATATTGAAAGT TTCAGTGATGTTGATATGGGAGAAATTATTATGGGAAACATTGAGCTCACACGCTACACCCGTCCTACTCCAGTCCAGAAACATGCAATACCTATtattaaagaaaagagagacttGATGGCCTGTGCTCAGACAG GGTCTGGGaaaacagctgcatttcttcTACCAATATTGAGCCAGATCTATGCAGATGGCCCTGGTGATGCCTTGAGAGCTATGAAG gagaatgGAAGGTATGGGCGCCGTAAGCAATATCCAATCTCACTGGTCTTGGCTCCCACTAGAGAACTGGCTGTGCAGATCTATGAGGAAGCCAGAAAG TTTGCATACCGTTCCAGAGTTCGTCCCTGTGTTGTATATGGTGGTGCAGACATTGGTCAACAGATACGTGACTTAGAACGTGGATGTCACTTGCTTGTAGCAACTCCAGGACGACTGGTTGATATGATGGAGAGGGGAAAGATTGGATTGGATTTCTGCAA GTACCTGGTGCTTGATGAAGCTGACAGAATGCTTGATATGGGCTTTGAACCTCAGATTCGTCGAATTGTTGAACAAGATACTATGCCACCAAAGGGTGTTCGTCATACCATGATGTTCAGTGCTACTTTCCCCAAGGAAATCCAG ATGCTTGCTCGTGACTTCCTTGATGAGTATATCTTTCTGGCTGTTGGCAGAGTAGGTTCTACTTCTGAGAACATTACACAGAAAGTAGTATGGGTGGAAGAGGCAGACAAACGATCTTTTCTGCTTGACCTGCTAAATGCCACAG GCAAGGATTCGTTGACTCTGGTGTTCGTGGAAACTAAAAAGGGTGCAGATGCTCTTGAGGACTTCTTGTACCATGAAGGATATGCCTGTACAAGTATACATGGAGATCGCTCTCAAAGAGACAGAGAGGAAGCACTGCACCAGTTCCGTTCGGGCAAGAGCCCAATTCTTGTTGCCACAGCA GTAGCAGCAAGAGGACTAGATATCTCAAATGTAAAGCATGTCATAAACTTCGACTTGCCAAGTGACATTGAAGAGTATGTACACCGTATTGGTCGTACAGGCCGTGTAGGAAACCTGG GTCTTGCCACCTCATTCTTCAATGAGAGGAACATAAACATCACCAAGGACTTGCTTGATCTTCTTGTTGAGGCTAAGCAAGAAGTACCATCTTGGCTGGAAAACATGGCTTATGAACAGCATCACAAAGGAGGTGGCAGCCGTGGGCGATCTAAGAG CAGTAGGTTCAGTGGAGGATTTGGTGCCAGAGACTACCGAACAAGTAGTGGTTCTGGCAGCAGTAGCTTTAGTAGCAGTCGATCCACCAGCAGCCGCAGTGGAGGGAGTGGCAGCAGAGGATTTGGAG GTGGTGGTTATGGAGGCTTCTACAACAGTGATGGATATGGAGGAAACTATAACTCCCAGGGGGTTGACTGGTGGGGCAACTGA